From the Cloeon dipterum chromosome 4, ieCloDipt1.1, whole genome shotgun sequence genome, the window AAAACCTCTCATATATTATGtgcaattttaaagtgaaatcagtaaaattaaaatcaaagaaattacATGAGACAAAACTTTGGCAAGAAGATGAATCAGGTGGAAGCTACTGATGAGCGGAGAGCCATCTGCCCAGCCAGGGATTTTTAGGCAGCAGCTGTCCTCTTCTCGCAATCAGCTAGCGGCTTTTGTGGCGCTGCCAGCTGCGGGGGATGAAACGACGAGGGACGGGAGATAACCACCGCTCGCTGCGCGGTAATCAGGTGAAAAAGAATCACATGCAGCAGCTTTCGTCCACAAAAAACGAAGCAAGATGATCTCTCGCGGGGAGCAGGCACGTGGCTCATGTTCTTTGTTGCAGGTCACGTGTGTGCGGCCGTTAcacgataaataaatttaacaaaaataaaatttaaaaggctatatcaaaaaatattgacagcaaaatgaaaaagagcaTGAGTTATGAGTCATCTGTGAATACCTCAATCTAAACTAATCTAGCTTttagcataaatttattagtgTGCGAATATAGTAGACTTCACATTAAGGTGTATTAGGGACACTGAAACTAATAGTGCCACTCGTAACACTGCCAACTTATCAATTAAGTGAGTTGGGCTCAGCGCGGTGCGAGATATATTGTATTGATCGTTTTTGCGTTAAATGCTATATAGTGTCTGTCTGCCCATTCTTCCCTACGTAATTTATTGATgtaatgtgattttaaatatttgtgtatGGCTTGgaggaagaataaacaacataAAATCTGCGGAGCTGATGAAGAGGGCGACCTATAGCAAATAAAGTTAGTACTGGCCGGTTAGCCGGGGCTTACCTcttctcaaattcaaatttttgatagTTAACAATTTCCcagtggaaaataattttaaagtttttactacggcttatttttcaaaaaatattaaattatacatgcttgcgaatattttttgtttgtttttaaaacattaatttgtttcaaacacTAAAAACTACGAAAATGTAAATGGTTTGAGAAAACATTGTATATCAGTTTATTAAACACGCAACTGTTTTTatgatgtaaataaattccacGTGCATGTgtcacattttggctattttgaatttctttaaaatttaccagATTTTCGTGACCCACGAAGTTTGTCACCAGCAGGagctatttttgtttcttgtttGGCGtcaaatttagaatattttgacACAGCATTTTCTGATTTACTTTAATCCAGGCAAAcgtttttttctccaaaaatcgCCCttacaaaaaaacaaaaactctgGAGCCCTTGTAtaatcagcaattttttttttaattttggcccCGTATTTTAGGGTGCGACATAGGACTACTAGGGCAACCACtccaaaatatgttttctaaATCTAAGGACCCATACCAACAGGGTGTCAACagacataattaaaaaacaacaagAAGAGAACAAGAATAAGTTTGTGATACATCAAtcatttggttaaaaaaatgcgtgaTTGCTGTAACCACTGTTATTCTTGAATACCTTAATTTATGCAAACAGTTTTTAATTGGACTAGTTGACTGCTCATTCCTGagctaatattttaatttgaagttagacaaatataataatttatttatggcaGTATCAAATCATACTCATATCATCTATCAAggataaataacaaatttattgtattttgacaaaattttctttccttttcaaaGTATTATGCTTCTGTCTCTGTTAAACATGCTTTCTTTGACGAAGGCTCCTCATCATTGCTGCCTAAATCAGCTTCCCGTTtgtttttgcctttttcaGATGTTGGATCCTGTATTCCAACTTCATCATTAGTCTCCTTAGCTTCATCGTCGTCATCAAAGTAGATGTGCTTGTTTGCTGGTTGCCTGAATTGAACATAGAGGATAAGAACAGCTTAATCTATCTAACAAACGTACTTTTGACCAGTCTTCCtgtctcttttctttttgcgcTTGCTCCTCAAACTAGGATCAACATTGACCTCAGGTTGGTCATCTGCGACGCTAGCTTGTAAGTTGTGTACCAAATTATCAAAGTTGTCCATCGTGTTGCCATGCTCGGGAATATCTGAGGTTGGCCCAGCTTGGTTTTGAGCTTTAGCCAGTCGCCTTTCCTTCTTTTTCATAACCTTCTTAAGAAAAGCGCGctcttttttttctgcaaCTATTTTCATTACATTTTCCCAATACTCAACCTCCTCAGAGCCTGAAATGAAGGTAATAATTCAGATGTCAATTAGAAATTTAGTTAATAAGCAGGTTATTCCGACCTTCAAGTTTAGTAATGTGAGGTGCGTCAGAACTCAATAAGGCATCAGCCTGCTCAGCAGAAGCAAATCGGATGTACACACAATCACTTTTAGCATGGTTTGTTACAAACACAACTCCTCCATTTGGTCGCAGTCGAATCCCCTCCTACAATTAGTGTTAAGGACCAtcattcaacaaaaaatgagaCTTACAATATATTGAGCGAGATTTCCCAAGTGCTTAGATTTCTGTAGCTTGACAATGAGACCTTTTTTAAGAGTACATTCCTCTTCTTGGGCACCAGATTCCTCCTTCAATGTTCTGTTTTTCACATGGAGTCGATTTAAATACCTATTTCTCAGTCTCCTCCAATCACACCTGAAAGATTcagtattattaatttagcaaaattaagGTCCAATTATAGTGTATACTTCATCATGATTTTCATTCCAAGTTTCGCCAAATCTCGTGATTCAACAGTTGAGTTGACCAGTTTCATTCTGTCCACTTCTGGAGCATCTGCAGGGTTGTCCGTCTCATGAGTTTTGATACTCAAGAGCTCTTCAGGTGGCCTATTTGTGCAAATCAACAAATCTGAGCTCTTAAAGGCCTGGATGaaagttaaatataaatcaaatgcATCAACAACTTAAGGGTTGATAATTTACCTCATAGGATTTCGCAACATCCTTCTCTGACGTAAACTCGATAAATGCATATCCCTTGTTCATTCTGGTCATCTTGAATACTGGTAATGACACATACACAACTTGTCCATACGAAGAGAATATTTGTCTGAGCCACTCAATGTCTTTGTTCTCGGGGACATTTTCCTGCGAATATTAACGCGTTCGATAACATATtccattcaaaaattaaaggatGCATACAACATAGATGACGTGTTCTTCTATTTGGTCAACATGTTGGATTTCAGTTGTTCGATAAATCTTTTTACCATCAGGAGTAACGTGAAGCATTTTGGACAGTTTGACAGCATCCAAAATCACTTCTTTACTGTCCGTCAGCTCtttcaatttatgaaaagtcATGAGGAGGTCGATTGGAACGTCTGCAAcatgcataattaaatttaattttaatcatgcaaatattgcaatttctgCGAAACTTCTTACAAGGATCCTCACACACTTTGTGGGCAAAGTATTGGTTCCTTGATAGGTTTATGTCACTGAAGTAGAACTCTAAGACACCATTGACCTTATGCAGGAGGCTCTCTCTGCACTCAGAGAGCTGATCCTCACCAGTCTGGGTGTCCGATGGTTCGTTATGTGCCTCACTTTTGTCATGACCAGCCATAGTTTCCTGAAAATTGACGATGGCAGTTCATCGGCTACGCATAATTAAATGTAACACAAAATCTAGAGAGACAAAATTACCTCAAAGAATATCTGACGTGGAGAGAGTGAGGTACTGTTTACATAAGCAAGATAAATCGAATTTACAATACAATTTCAGCGTTTGTTTTGCGCACTAGCAGGCCGGCGCGCGATTTTCTCGCGTTCTCGCGCGTGTAGATCATCTGTCATCTGTTAGTATATCTAAATAATACGACTTCTGGGAAAAACTTCCATCGTGCAACCCTTGATGGCAGCACCTGTACAGATTTTATACACAAAACACATTTTGCGCAGAACGGGGAACGGAGCATTCCATTCTGAGCAGATCTTGAGTCCATCTGTTGgtcgaattgaaaattaaaaatagtatgTAAACAAACCGCACTGTTGTTATgattacatacatacataccagtttaagtttatttataattaataccTCGAACTCTTGATCGTAGCTTAATgtgaaaattcggaaaattcaaTCTACATAAATTTGAAGTGAGGTGTGTATGTatcatatataatattaaaaaccattttgtaTTGACCGattaatacatataaaatacatgcatt encodes:
- the LOC135943272 gene encoding la-related protein 7-like, coding for MAGHDKSEAHNEPSDTQTGEDQLSECRESLLHKVNGVLEFYFSDINLSRNQYFAHKVCEDPYVPIDLLMTFHKLKELTDSKEVILDAVKLSKMLHVTPDGKKIYRTTEIQHVDQIEEHVIYVENVPENKDIEWLRQIFSSYGQVVYVSLPVFKMTRMNKGYAFIEFTSEKDVAKSYEAFKSSDLLICTNRPPEELLSIKTHETDNPADAPEVDRMKLVNSTVESRDLAKLGMKIMMKCDWRRLRNRYLNRLHVKNRTLKEESGAQEEECTLKKGLIVKLQKSKHLGNLAQYIEGIRLRPNGGVVFVTNHAKSDCVYIRFASAEQADALLSSDAPHITKLEGSEEVEYWENVMKIVAEKKERAFLKKVMKKKERRLAKAQNQAGPTSDIPEHGNTMDNFDNLVHNLQASVADDQPEVNVDPSLRSKRKKKRDRKTGQKQPANKHIYFDDDDEAKETNDEVGIQDPTSEKGKNKREADLGSNDEEPSSKKACLTETEA